Genomic segment of Pseudodesulfovibrio sp. JC047:
ACAGCGGCGTTGCACTTGTAGATGTAAACTTTGTTTTCACGGGTGGAGAAACCAACAGCACCAGCGATACGGTTGGGCTCATTGGCATCCAAAAGCATCTTCACGATGAACACGCGTTCAACGTAGCGGTCTTCACCAACAGCGTTTTTAGCAGCTTCAGCAACGATGCACTTGTAGGACTCACCGTTGATCATGATCTGCCAACGACCGGAACGAACCGGAGCGTCGCCGTTACGGATGGCGAGGCCTTCAGCCTTGGCTTTGGCACCGTCAAGGTTCTTGCCGTCTTTCTTGACCCAAACGGGGAGACCCCATTCTTCAAAGAGATGGACGGAATCATCAACGTGACGGCCAAGGTCGAAGATCAAGTCTTCACGGACAATACCCATCAAGTCGGTACGGACCATGCGGACGTAATCATCAACATCGTTATCGCCACAATACGTGTTGATCGCGGACAGGCCCTGAGCAACAGCGCCGGAACGATCAAGAGCAGCCTTGTCAACGAGTTCAAGAGTAATGGACGGGTCAACTTTTTCAATCCAACGCATGGCTTCAAAAGCAGCACCGCAGTTACCCATGCCACCGCCGACCAAAAGGATATCAACGTCTTTTTCGATGATTTCCGGCTCGGCGAGAGCTACACCCTTGGAAGCTTCTTTGCTGGGAAGCAGAGGCATAATATTTCTCCTAGTATTTAACGTGATTCAAGTTGTCTTACAGACACATACGCAGGCTGGACTAGACCAGGCTGGCGTAATCTTCCATCGTCCACTCTTTCTTCAGGTCAGCTTCGGTGACAGAAGCTTCTTCCATGACAGCCACTTTCGGGGCAACCAGCTCGGATTCAGTGAACAACAATTCGTTGTCCAGATCGGTCGGCTCGGGTTTGCCTTCGAAAGGTTTGATGGAACCTTCAGCAGTAGTACGGATGGGGAACTTGAAGCGTTTCACGCTGCCATTACGGAATTTGACGGTCCACATGATGTCTTCAGCGGAGCGCATCGGGATGGAAGTTCCACCCATAGGGGCGAAGTCGGCATATGGACGAGCTTCAATTGCGCCCTGGGGGCAAATTTTCACGCAGGAATAACATTCCCAACAGGCAGACGGTTCCTGATTATATGCTTTCATTTCGTCAGCATCCAGGATCATCAGATCATTAGGGCAAATGTACATGCAAGCGGTCTTTTCGCCACCCTTGCAGCCGTCACATTTTTCCGGGTTAACAAAGGTCGGCATAACTTCATCCTCCTAAAATAGGGTTTATTATTCACAACAACCGACATCCTCTACCTAAACAAAATATGCTTTGCACGTTTCAACCGTGCGGAATCTAGGAATTAGCAAGAGGAACACCCCTTGTCAACGTGAAAGTGAATTTTTGAACAAGCAACGTATGCACAACCCCCTCCCAGTACCATTCAAGCCACTGTAATAACACACTTTAAGCCATATTTATTACAAAAAAACACCCATTAATCATATAAGAAAACACTTCTCAGACTAACAACAGTTACCAATTGAAATATCAAACTTCATACATAATCTTATTTTTTGTATTTTCCCCTTTAAAATTCGGATTAACTATTCAAAATATAAAGAAATTTTACAAAAAAACACCCCCAGAATCTCTAGACTTTTTTTCGAAAGGATCTCAGACTTTTCGGATAAACGTTTTTTTATGTATAATATGACATGGGTGTCACAAAAAACAGCTTGACACGACTTTCACAAACAGCCAATAAGGTCACATGATCGACATGGGAAATATTCATGGCTCACAAACGCGGACACGCCGCAACCATGATTTAAGGCAATGGTTTAATTGAAAAAACTATTTTAGGAGGCTTAAATGTCCAACCTCGTAGCACCTCACGGTGGAAAAGGTCTCGTCTGCTGCCTGCTCGAAGGCGCTGAGCTTGAAGCTGAAATCAAAAAAGCTGAAGGCCTCAAGACTCTCGAAATTTCTGATCGCGCCAAAGGCGACCTCATCATGATGGGTATCGGCGGTTTTTCTCCGCTGAACGGCTTCATGAGCAAGGCATCGTGGAAAGGCGTTTGTGAAAATTTCCTGATGGAAGACGGCACATTCTGGCCCATCCCCATCACGCTCGACACCAATGAAGACGTTGCAGTCGGAGAAGAAGTCGCTTTGAAAGCCGCTGACGGCACTGTGTACGCAACCATGATGGTTGAAGAAAAGTTCGAAATGACTGAAGCCGACAAGAAATGGGAATGCGAAAATGTCTACAAAGGCCACGGCGAAGAGTCCGCTGACGACGTTTTCTGGAAAATCGCCATGGAAGATCATCCCGGCGTCCAGGCCGTCATGGCACAGGGCAAATACAACCTGGCCGGCCCGGTCAAGGTCTTGTCCGAAGGCGACTACGCCAAACGTTTCCCCGGCGTCTATCTGACACCCAAGGAAATCCGCGCCGAGATGGAAAAACGCGGTTGGTCCAAGGTTGCCGCACTGCAGTTGCGTAACCCCATGCACCGCTCTCACGAATTCCTGGCGAAAATCGCTGTTGAAGTCTGTGATGGCGTTGTGATCCACTCCCTGATCGGCAACTTGAAGCCGGGCGATATCCCGGGAGATGTCCGCATCAAGTGCATCCAGACCCTGATCGACAACTACTTCGTACCTGAAAACGTCATCAACGCCGGTTACCCGCTCGACATGCGCTACGCCGGTCCTCGTGAAGGCCTGCTCCACGCCACCTTCCGCCAGAACTACGGCATCAACAACATGTTGATCGGTCGTGACCATGCTGGCGTCGGCGACTTCTACGGTCTGTTCGAAGCACAGGAAATCTTCAAGAAAATCCCGTACCAAGACGGTTGCTCCGCCGAGCCTGGAAAGGCCCTGCTCTGTCAGCCCATGAACATTGACTGGACCTTCTACTGCTACAAGTGCGACGGCATGGCTTCCATGCGGACGTGCCCGCATAGCAAGGAAGACCGCGTCATCCTTTCCGGTACAAAACTGCGTAAGGCCCTGTCTGAAGGCGCTGAAGTTGTTGACCACTTTGGTCGCGACGAAGTCCTCGTCATCCTGCGCGAATACTACGCTGGCTTGACCGAAAAGGTCGAAGTCAAGATGCAGAAAGCCGCTTCCGGCGCCGACATGTAAAGGCAGCCGGTCGGTATGTACTGACCATTCAAGGGGAGCTGGCATATGCCAGCTCCCCTTTTTCAATATAATTATATGAATATGATCGAGAATCAGC
This window contains:
- the aprB gene encoding adenylyl-sulfate reductase subunit beta; the encoded protein is MPTFVNPEKCDGCKGGEKTACMYICPNDLMILDADEMKAYNQEPSACWECYSCVKICPQGAIEARPYADFAPMGGTSIPMRSAEDIMWTVKFRNGSVKRFKFPIRTTAEGSIKPFEGKPEPTDLDNELLFTESELVAPKVAVMEEASVTEADLKKEWTMEDYASLV
- the sat gene encoding sulfate adenylyltransferase, which codes for MSNLVAPHGGKGLVCCLLEGAELEAEIKKAEGLKTLEISDRAKGDLIMMGIGGFSPLNGFMSKASWKGVCENFLMEDGTFWPIPITLDTNEDVAVGEEVALKAADGTVYATMMVEEKFEMTEADKKWECENVYKGHGEESADDVFWKIAMEDHPGVQAVMAQGKYNLAGPVKVLSEGDYAKRFPGVYLTPKEIRAEMEKRGWSKVAALQLRNPMHRSHEFLAKIAVEVCDGVVIHSLIGNLKPGDIPGDVRIKCIQTLIDNYFVPENVINAGYPLDMRYAGPREGLLHATFRQNYGINNMLIGRDHAGVGDFYGLFEAQEIFKKIPYQDGCSAEPGKALLCQPMNIDWTFYCYKCDGMASMRTCPHSKEDRVILSGTKLRKALSEGAEVVDHFGRDEVLVILREYYAGLTEKVEVKMQKAASGADM